A genomic segment from Microbulbifer elongatus encodes:
- the yghU gene encoding glutathione-dependent disulfide-bond oxidoreductase: MSDASYTPPKVWKWDAESGGQFASINRPIAGPTHDKELPVGKHPMQPYSLATPNGVKATVMLEELLALGHEGAEYDAHLIRITEGDQFSSGFVDINPNSKIPALVDHSTTPSIRVFESGSILLYLAEKFGAFLPHTPEQRTETLNWLFWQMGAAPFLGGGFGHFYAYAPEKYEYPINRYTMEVKRQLDVLDRQLAEHPFIAGKEYTIADMAIWPWYGAVVKNKAYDAAEFLEAHTYKNVNRWVDEIGERPAVKRGSMVNRTWGEPEEQLHERHDASDFELRTQDKIGDAEGED, encoded by the coding sequence ATGTCGGATGCAAGCTACACCCCGCCGAAAGTGTGGAAATGGGACGCAGAAAGCGGCGGTCAGTTCGCCAGTATCAACCGCCCCATCGCCGGCCCAACCCACGACAAGGAACTGCCGGTGGGCAAGCACCCCATGCAGCCCTACTCCCTCGCTACCCCTAACGGCGTCAAAGCCACCGTCATGCTCGAAGAGCTGCTGGCGCTGGGCCATGAGGGCGCCGAGTACGATGCGCACCTGATCCGCATCACCGAAGGCGATCAGTTCAGCAGTGGCTTTGTGGACATCAATCCCAACTCCAAAATCCCCGCGCTCGTTGATCACAGCACAACGCCTTCCATTCGTGTATTCGAGTCCGGCTCGATCCTGCTGTATCTCGCGGAAAAATTCGGCGCCTTCCTCCCCCATACACCTGAGCAGCGCACCGAGACCCTCAACTGGCTCTTCTGGCAAATGGGCGCAGCGCCTTTTCTCGGCGGCGGCTTCGGTCATTTCTATGCCTATGCCCCGGAAAAATACGAATACCCCATCAACCGCTACACCATGGAAGTCAAACGCCAGCTCGATGTCCTCGACCGCCAGCTGGCCGAGCACCCGTTTATTGCCGGCAAGGAATACACCATTGCCGACATGGCGATCTGGCCCTGGTACGGCGCGGTGGTAAAAAACAAAGCCTACGATGCGGCAGAATTTCTCGAAGCCCACACCTACAAAAACGTAAACCGCTGGGTGGATGAGATCGGTGAGCGGCCGGCGGTAAAACGCGGAAGTATGGTCAACCGTACCTGGGGCGAGCCGGAAGAACAGCTACATGAGCGGCACGATGCCAGTGACTTTGAATTGCGCACGCAAGATAAAATTGGTGATGCCGAAGGGGAGGATTGA
- a CDS encoding GNAT family N-acetyltransferase, producing the protein MKIAIDDLSGPTIAAFLQEHIDDMRATSPPESVHALDLAGLRQPGITFWTLWEGGELLGCGALKELASDHGEIKSMRTGAAARGKGVGSAMLAHIIDESRARGYTRLSLETGSMAFFHPAHRLYRRHGFTECPPFAAYTNDPNSVYMRLDL; encoded by the coding sequence ATGAAGATCGCCATTGACGACCTCTCCGGCCCCACTATCGCGGCCTTTCTACAGGAACATATAGACGATATGCGCGCCACATCGCCTCCGGAGAGTGTGCACGCCCTGGATCTCGCGGGTCTGCGCCAGCCAGGCATTACCTTCTGGACCTTATGGGAAGGCGGGGAATTGCTGGGGTGTGGCGCACTTAAAGAGCTTGCGTCAGATCACGGCGAGATCAAATCCATGCGCACCGGCGCCGCAGCGCGGGGGAAAGGGGTTGGCAGCGCAATGCTGGCGCATATAATTGATGAATCACGCGCCAGGGGTTATACCCGACTCAGCCTGGAAACCGGCTCGATGGCGTTTTTTCATCCTGCCCACCGGCTATACCGGCGCCACGGATTTACGGAGTGTCCTCCCTTCGCCGCATATACAAATGACCCGAATAGCGTTTATATGCGATTGGACCTCTGA
- a CDS encoding D-2-hydroxyacid dehydrogenase has protein sequence MRGVFLDTLTMKLEELDTSALESSLDQWEFFETTSPTQTAERIANADVVITNKVVLDRDLIEGAPGLKLICVCATGTNNIDLDAAAAKNIPVKNVAGYTGTSLAQHTLALILALATRWYQYHEDVRDGRWSQSPIFCRLDYPVMELDGKTLGIIGYGDLGRKVARLGEALGMRILIADSFTGESKPGRVPLEQLLAASDVVSLHCPLTEQTDRLVNPTFLSAMKRSAFLINTARGGLVDEKALASALTSREIAGAALDVLSVEPPPQDHPLLADDIPNLLITPHNAWISRESRQRLLDGVVANITGTLKP, from the coding sequence ATGCGTGGGGTTTTTCTTGATACGTTGACGATGAAGTTGGAAGAACTGGATACGTCCGCGCTGGAAAGTTCGCTGGATCAGTGGGAGTTTTTTGAAACGACTTCACCCACGCAGACGGCGGAACGGATCGCCAACGCGGATGTGGTGATTACCAATAAAGTGGTTCTCGACCGGGATCTGATCGAGGGCGCCCCCGGACTGAAGCTGATCTGCGTCTGCGCGACCGGCACCAACAATATCGACCTGGACGCGGCAGCGGCGAAAAATATTCCGGTAAAAAATGTGGCCGGCTATACCGGGACTTCTCTCGCGCAACATACCCTCGCGCTGATACTCGCTCTGGCCACGCGCTGGTACCAGTACCATGAGGATGTCCGCGATGGCCGCTGGAGCCAGTCGCCGATTTTCTGCCGCCTGGATTATCCGGTGATGGAACTGGACGGGAAGACCCTTGGCATCATTGGCTATGGCGACCTTGGTCGCAAGGTGGCGCGGCTGGGAGAAGCGCTGGGGATGCGCATTCTGATCGCGGATTCGTTTACCGGAGAATCAAAACCCGGCCGTGTGCCGCTGGAGCAATTGCTGGCGGCATCCGATGTGGTCAGTCTGCATTGCCCGCTCACGGAGCAGACCGATCGGCTGGTGAACCCGACATTTCTGTCTGCCATGAAGCGCTCCGCCTTTCTGATCAACACCGCGCGCGGTGGCCTTGTCGATGAAAAAGCCCTGGCCAGTGCCCTGACGAGCAGAGAAATCGCCGGCGCCGCACTGGATGTGCTGAGTGTTGAACCGCCACCACAGGACCACCCGCTGCTGGCGGACGATATACCCAATCTACTCATCACGCCCCACAATGCGTGGATCAGCCGTGAGAGTCGGCAGCGACTGCTCGACGGCGTGGTCGCCAATATTACCGGCACACTGAAACCCTGA
- a CDS encoding bifunctional protein-serine/threonine kinase/phosphatase, giving the protein MNSSLTVTVGQHSSAGAKPENQDSYGAFLPTEPQLAVKGAAFAVADGISSSSVSAIASETAVKSFLDDYYCTSDGWSVQSAAEQVIRATNGWLLEQTRQSPFRFDQDKGYVCTFSAVILRGHEAHLFHLGDSRIYRLRGDTLEQLTHDHRVWQGEHQSYLGRALGAETDPEIDYRRLPLVQGDLFLLSTDGVHEHLSHQALIALLQQHTDGLDSIAENLVAAALANGSRDNLTVQLVQVEKLPDCARTVALEAGELPLPPILSAGDDVDGYTIERDIHASHRSHVYLATDRDSGTPVILKAPSVEQSEDPAHLQRLLMEEWLARRVNSPHVVRAAESRRPRSFLYTTLEVVEGQTLRQWMTDNPEPSLETVRGIIEQVGRGLQALHRAEILHQDLRPENIMISAAGTVTLIDLGSAKVAGIAETAQENGQLILGTALYSAPEYFLGDSGTPRSDLFSLAVLTYHLLSGEFPYGTQVARSNTVAAQHKLRYRTVLSESRAIPAWIDATLKKALQPNPLRRHEALSEFIYELRHPNPEYIHSTRPPLMERYPVRFWQSVSGVLLLFVFYLLSLISQAT; this is encoded by the coding sequence ATGAACAGCTCCCTCACAGTGACCGTCGGTCAGCACAGCAGTGCCGGCGCAAAACCGGAAAACCAGGACAGCTACGGCGCTTTTCTCCCCACAGAACCGCAGCTGGCGGTGAAAGGTGCCGCCTTCGCTGTTGCCGACGGCATCAGCTCCAGCAGCGTCAGCGCAATCGCCAGTGAAACGGCGGTCAAGAGTTTTCTCGACGACTATTACTGCACGTCCGATGGCTGGAGTGTGCAGAGTGCCGCGGAGCAGGTGATCAGGGCCACCAATGGCTGGCTGCTGGAGCAGACCCGCCAGAGCCCTTTCCGCTTCGATCAAGACAAAGGCTATGTATGCACCTTCAGTGCGGTCATATTGCGAGGTCATGAGGCGCACCTATTCCACCTCGGCGACTCGCGTATCTACCGACTGCGCGGCGACACGCTGGAACAGCTCACCCACGATCACCGCGTTTGGCAGGGCGAGCACCAGAGTTATCTGGGCCGAGCCCTGGGTGCGGAAACAGATCCGGAAATCGACTACCGCCGCCTGCCACTCGTGCAGGGCGATCTATTTCTTCTGAGCACCGACGGCGTACACGAGCACCTTTCGCACCAGGCATTGATCGCGCTTCTGCAGCAGCACACCGATGGCCTCGATTCGATCGCAGAGAACCTGGTGGCGGCCGCCCTGGCCAACGGCAGCAGGGACAATCTCACCGTGCAGCTGGTACAGGTCGAAAAGCTGCCAGATTGCGCGCGCACCGTGGCGCTAGAGGCCGGGGAACTTCCCCTGCCCCCGATTCTGAGTGCCGGCGACGACGTTGACGGTTACACCATCGAGCGGGATATCCACGCCAGCCACCGCAGCCACGTGTATCTGGCTACGGACCGGGACAGCGGCACACCGGTGATCCTCAAAGCACCGTCTGTGGAGCAGTCCGAAGATCCGGCGCACCTTCAGCGCCTGTTGATGGAGGAGTGGCTGGCGCGACGGGTAAACAGCCCTCATGTGGTGCGCGCAGCAGAGAGCCGGCGCCCACGCAGCTTTCTCTATACCACGCTGGAGGTGGTAGAGGGGCAGACCCTGCGCCAGTGGATGACCGACAACCCGGAACCCTCTCTGGAAACCGTGCGAGGTATTATCGAGCAGGTCGGTCGGGGGCTGCAGGCGCTCCACCGGGCAGAAATTCTGCATCAGGATCTGCGCCCGGAAAATATCATGATCAGCGCGGCCGGCACCGTCACCCTGATCGATCTTGGCTCGGCAAAAGTGGCAGGCATTGCAGAGACCGCACAGGAAAATGGCCAGTTGATTCTCGGCACCGCGTTGTATAGTGCACCCGAGTATTTTCTCGGCGACAGCGGCACGCCCCGCTCCGATCTGTTTTCTCTGGCGGTACTCACCTATCACCTGCTCTCCGGCGAATTTCCCTATGGCACACAGGTAGCCCGCAGCAACACGGTGGCGGCCCAGCACAAACTGCGCTATCGCACCGTGCTGAGTGAGTCCCGGGCCATACCTGCATGGATTGATGCGACACTGAAAAAAGCACTGCAACCGAATCCGCTGCGGCGACACGAGGCACTGTCTGAATTTATTTACGAACTGCGCCACCCCAATCCGGAATACATCCACAGTACACGCCCACCCTTGATGGAACGCTACCCGGTGCGTTTCTGGCAGTCCGTCAGTGGCGTGCTGCTGCTTTTTGTCTTTTATCTGTTGAGCCTGATTTCCCAGGCAACCTGA
- a CDS encoding nitrate regulatory protein has protein sequence MQNHSDDAEKFLLAAKRAEIQALERLAGSCELVTTVSDLVHQLQRERGISNIYLVSAGFRFSEQRDTQIQTCQLSEGRFRTLLHNRYLQNDRGDTAPDMRLLNGIAYSLHGLDELAELRRHIDAFEISALESTDAYCRLIAGLLSVVFEAADVADDPEVTRLLVALFNLMQAKEFSGQERAWGALGFASSQFDTRVHQRLQQLQDCQRSSLEVFAEYAGEQEKTHWQSIEESQASRDLQRLRLVIAGLNNGESIAAEISEVWYQLATARIDAMHRLEDAMAERLLRVSRQRVSDAQAELGQHYAQLQQMKSAEWSKLPALAVLFDPEVPGLYGSVTASGLGTLRRQPLAHSLYDLIRTQVAHIQRVSAELEETRRTLTERKLVERAKGMLMKRLRMSEDDAYRTMQQRAMDMNLKLVDVAERIMTASAEQRLACGVQDAHAGSDQDSVPA, from the coding sequence ATGCAGAACCACAGTGACGATGCGGAAAAATTCCTGCTTGCTGCCAAGCGGGCTGAAATCCAGGCACTGGAGCGACTCGCCGGGAGCTGTGAGCTGGTGACCACCGTTTCCGATCTTGTGCACCAACTGCAGCGCGAACGTGGCATCAGCAATATCTATCTGGTGTCCGCCGGTTTTCGCTTTTCTGAGCAGCGCGACACCCAGATCCAGACCTGCCAGCTCAGCGAAGGGCGTTTTCGTACGCTGTTGCACAATCGCTATCTGCAGAATGATCGCGGTGATACCGCGCCGGATATGCGGTTGCTGAACGGTATTGCCTATTCCCTGCACGGGCTGGATGAACTGGCGGAGTTGCGCAGACACATTGATGCGTTTGAGATAAGTGCGCTGGAGTCCACGGATGCCTACTGCCGTTTGATCGCTGGCTTGCTAAGCGTGGTCTTCGAAGCTGCCGACGTCGCGGACGATCCGGAAGTCACACGACTTCTGGTTGCCCTGTTCAACCTGATGCAGGCGAAGGAGTTCTCCGGTCAGGAGCGCGCCTGGGGCGCGCTCGGATTCGCCAGCAGTCAGTTTGATACCCGGGTGCACCAACGTCTGCAGCAGTTGCAGGACTGCCAGCGGAGCAGTCTTGAGGTTTTTGCGGAATACGCCGGTGAACAGGAAAAGACACACTGGCAGTCGATTGAGGAGAGCCAGGCGTCGCGGGACCTGCAGCGCCTGCGGCTGGTAATCGCGGGCCTGAACAATGGCGAGTCAATTGCCGCGGAGATCAGTGAGGTCTGGTATCAGCTGGCCACCGCACGCATTGATGCCATGCACCGCCTGGAAGACGCCATGGCGGAACGACTGTTGCGGGTAAGCCGTCAGCGTGTGTCTGACGCGCAGGCCGAACTCGGTCAGCATTATGCCCAGTTACAGCAGATGAAGTCCGCGGAGTGGAGCAAACTGCCGGCTCTTGCGGTGCTGTTCGATCCAGAAGTACCCGGTCTATATGGCAGTGTTACGGCCAGTGGTCTGGGCACGTTGCGTAGGCAACCCCTGGCGCACTCACTGTACGACCTGATCCGCACGCAGGTGGCACATATTCAACGGGTGAGTGCGGAGTTGGAAGAAACCCGCAGGACCCTCACCGAGCGCAAGCTGGTAGAGCGGGCAAAGGGCATGTTGATGAAGCGCCTGCGCATGAGTGAAGACGATGCCTATCGCACCATGCAGCAGCGCGCTATGGATATGAATCTGAAACTGGTGGATGTGGCCGAACGGATAATGACCGCCAGTGCGGAACAGCGCCTGGCCTGCGGGGTGCAGGACGCCCACGCAGGCAGCGACCAGGATAGTGTTCCGGCTTAA
- the rsxA gene encoding electron transport complex subunit RsxA: MTEFTVILLSTILVNNYVLVQFLGLCPFMGVSNKLETAIGMAGATTFVLTLAAICSYLVNTYLLEPFGMEYLRTISFILVIAVVVQFARMFIEKTSPLLHRVLGVFLPLITTNCAVLGVALQNTLKANNFFQSTLYGFGAAVGFSLVLILFSAMRERLAVADVPRPFKGAAIGMMTAGLMSLAFMGFSGLV; encoded by the coding sequence ATGACCGAATTTACCGTCATTCTTCTCAGCACCATCCTGGTGAACAACTACGTGCTGGTACAGTTTCTCGGCCTGTGCCCGTTTATGGGGGTTTCCAACAAGCTGGAAACCGCCATCGGTATGGCCGGCGCCACCACCTTTGTGCTGACCCTGGCGGCCATCTGCTCCTACCTTGTGAATACTTACTTACTCGAGCCCTTCGGGATGGAGTACTTGCGCACCATATCCTTCATTCTGGTCATCGCGGTAGTGGTGCAGTTTGCGCGCATGTTTATCGAGAAGACCAGCCCGCTGCTGCACCGGGTACTGGGGGTCTTCCTTCCTCTTATTACCACTAACTGCGCGGTGTTGGGTGTAGCGCTGCAGAACACCCTCAAGGCAAACAACTTTTTCCAGTCCACCCTGTATGGCTTCGGCGCCGCGGTGGGCTTTTCCCTGGTGCTGATTCTGTTTTCGGCGATGCGCGAACGCCTGGCGGTGGCGGATGTGCCGCGACCGTTCAAGGGGGCAGCCATCGGCATGATGACCGCGGGATTGATGTCCCTGGCGTTTATGGGCTTTAGCGGCCTGGTATAA
- a CDS encoding NAD-dependent protein deacetylase, whose protein sequence is MSLSTLSSTPRPDSNRVTDLPFSSTEAAEQLADFIRRHPHLTVLTGAGVSTDSGIPDYRDRNGQWKRKPPVDHRDFMQCAATRQRYWGRALIGWPVIRNSAPNPAHFHLAELERRGHINLLITQNVDRLHQRAGSQQVLDLHGRADEIRCMDCDYRAMRQQVHDRSYELNPAFRDYTAEAAPDGDADLEVDFSNFQVVDCPDCAGILKPDVVFFGDNVPRTRVQRALDTLQASDGLLVVGSSLMVYSGFRFCRYAKEWGKPMATLNLGKTRADDLIDLKLNADIGQTLKQTLSLL, encoded by the coding sequence ATGAGCCTGAGCACACTTTCCTCTACACCCCGGCCGGACAGCAATCGTGTCACCGATTTGCCGTTTTCGAGTACCGAGGCGGCGGAGCAGCTGGCGGATTTTATCCGCCGCCACCCCCATTTGACGGTGCTCACCGGTGCTGGGGTAAGTACGGATTCCGGCATCCCGGATTACCGCGATCGCAACGGGCAATGGAAGCGCAAACCGCCGGTGGACCACCGGGATTTTATGCAGTGTGCGGCCACCCGGCAGCGCTACTGGGGACGCGCCCTGATCGGTTGGCCGGTGATCCGCAATTCGGCGCCGAACCCGGCACATTTTCATCTGGCGGAGCTGGAGCGGCGCGGGCATATCAATCTGCTGATTACCCAGAACGTGGATCGATTGCACCAGCGCGCGGGGAGCCAGCAGGTTTTGGACCTGCACGGGCGCGCCGATGAAATCCGCTGCATGGATTGCGATTACCGGGCAATGCGCCAGCAGGTGCACGATCGCAGCTACGAGCTGAACCCGGCCTTCCGCGATTACACCGCCGAGGCGGCACCGGATGGGGATGCGGATCTGGAGGTGGATTTCAGCAATTTCCAGGTGGTGGATTGCCCGGACTGTGCGGGGATTCTGAAACCGGATGTGGTGTTCTTTGGTGACAATGTGCCGCGTACTCGAGTGCAGCGGGCGCTGGATACCCTGCAGGCAAGTGACGGTCTGCTGGTGGTGGGGTCGTCGCTGATGGTGTATTCCGGGTTTCGCTTCTGTCGCTATGCGAAAGAGTGGGGCAAGCCAATGGCGACGCTCAATCTGGGGAAAACCCGCGCCGACGATCTGATTGACCTGAAATTGAATGCAGATATTGGGCAAACACTAAAGCAGACCCTGAGTCTGCTTTAG
- a CDS encoding formate/nitrite transporter family protein has product MAYLAPTEFVTKMVDAGESKIYMSTRDTLVRAYMAGAILALAAVFAVTVGTMTGSHLIGSILFPVGFCMLYLMGFDLLTGVFVLAPLAWLDRRPGVTWGGILRNWGLVFLGNFAGALTVAVMMAFVFTMGFNTEPGAVGAKLSTIGEARTLGYAEYGAAGWFTIFIRGMLCNWMVSMGVVGAMISTNVSGKVIAMWMPIMLFFFMAFEHSVVNMFLFPTAIMMGGDFSVMDYLIWNEIPTALGNLVGGLAFTGLTLYSTHYKTAPKRQLSAQNSTAGKEAMA; this is encoded by the coding sequence ATGGCTTATCTCGCTCCAACCGAGTTTGTGACCAAAATGGTCGATGCAGGGGAATCGAAAATCTACATGTCCACGCGGGATACTCTGGTACGGGCCTATATGGCCGGCGCCATTCTCGCGCTGGCTGCGGTCTTTGCCGTGACCGTGGGCACCATGACCGGCTCCCACCTGATCGGCTCGATCCTGTTCCCCGTGGGCTTCTGCATGCTCTACCTGATGGGGTTTGATCTGCTGACCGGTGTATTCGTCCTGGCACCACTGGCATGGCTGGACCGTCGCCCCGGCGTCACCTGGGGCGGCATTCTGCGCAACTGGGGACTGGTATTTCTCGGCAACTTTGCCGGCGCACTCACCGTCGCGGTCATGATGGCTTTTGTCTTCACCATGGGGTTCAACACCGAACCCGGCGCGGTGGGCGCCAAGCTATCCACCATTGGGGAAGCGCGGACTCTCGGTTATGCGGAATACGGCGCAGCCGGCTGGTTCACCATTTTTATTCGCGGCATGCTGTGTAACTGGATGGTTTCCATGGGTGTTGTCGGCGCGATGATCTCCACCAATGTAAGCGGTAAAGTGATCGCCATGTGGATGCCGATCATGCTGTTCTTCTTTATGGCCTTCGAACACTCCGTGGTAAACATGTTCCTGTTCCCCACCGCAATCATGATGGGTGGTGATTTCTCGGTCATGGACTATCTGATCTGGAATGAAATTCCCACGGCGCTGGGTAACCTGGTCGGCGGTCTGGCATTTACCGGCCTGACCCTCTACAGCACCCACTACAAGACGGCGCCGAAGCGCCAGCTGAGTGCGCAGAACTCCACTGCCGGCAAAGAGGCCATGGCCTGA
- the rsxB gene encoding electron transport complex subunit RsxB: MEWLSEVSTPLLILGGMALVFGALLGFAAVRFRVEGDPIVDQIDSLLPQTQCGQCGHPGCRPYAEAIANGEAINKCPPGGQATINELANLLDVEPTPLDAEHGVEDVKKVAFIREAECIGCTKCIQACPVDAIVGAAKQMHTVIVDECTGCDLCVEPCPVDCIDMVPLETSLQQWHPNKPKDGIQLIASDRPDLHTDDRSAA; this comes from the coding sequence ATGGAATGGCTGTCTGAAGTATCCACGCCCCTGCTGATTCTCGGCGGTATGGCGCTCGTGTTCGGCGCACTGCTGGGCTTTGCCGCGGTGCGTTTCAGGGTCGAGGGGGATCCCATTGTGGATCAGATTGATTCCCTGCTGCCCCAGACCCAGTGCGGCCAGTGTGGCCACCCCGGCTGCCGTCCCTATGCCGAGGCCATCGCCAACGGCGAGGCCATCAACAAGTGCCCACCGGGGGGCCAGGCCACCATCAATGAGCTGGCCAACCTGCTGGACGTGGAGCCCACCCCGCTAGATGCGGAGCACGGTGTGGAAGACGTCAAGAAGGTGGCGTTTATCCGCGAGGCCGAGTGTATCGGCTGCACCAAGTGCATCCAGGCCTGCCCGGTCGATGCCATTGTGGGCGCCGCCAAGCAGATGCACACGGTGATCGTGGACGAGTGCACCGGCTGCGACCTGTGTGTGGAGCCCTGCCCGGTGGACTGCATCGATATGGTCCCACTGGAAACCAGCCTGCAGCAGTGGCACCCGAACAAACCCAAAGACGGTATCCAATTGATCGCCAGTGACAGACCCGACCTGCACACCGACGACCGGAGTGCAGCATGA
- a CDS encoding transglutaminase-like domain-containing protein yields MQAYLQATPIIDWQHPDILAAAADLKCRSGAKFGTARNTFEFVRDEIRHSGDFALNPVTCRASEVLTAGTGFCFAESHLLAALLRANEIPSGFRYQRLLLDKASGRYCLHGLNSVYLERYGWLRIDARGNRPEAGIIAEFIPPQERLAYTPTESGERDLPENYAEPLPQVVQLLQRCADYQAVIDNLPDV; encoded by the coding sequence ATGCAAGCCTACCTACAAGCGACCCCGATCATTGACTGGCAGCACCCGGACATCCTCGCCGCCGCCGCCGATCTGAAATGCCGCTCCGGCGCCAAATTTGGCACCGCGCGCAATACCTTTGAGTTCGTGCGCGATGAAATTCGCCACAGTGGTGACTTTGCCCTGAATCCGGTGACCTGCCGCGCATCAGAGGTACTGACCGCGGGTACCGGCTTCTGCTTTGCCGAGAGCCATCTGCTGGCCGCATTGCTGCGCGCCAACGAGATACCCTCTGGTTTCCGCTATCAGCGGTTGCTGCTGGACAAGGCGAGCGGGCGCTACTGCCTGCACGGCCTCAACAGTGTCTACCTTGAACGCTATGGCTGGTTGCGCATCGACGCCCGCGGCAACCGGCCGGAGGCGGGAATCATCGCTGAATTCATCCCACCTCAGGAACGCCTGGCCTATACACCCACCGAGAGTGGCGAGCGTGACCTGCCGGAAAACTACGCAGAGCCGCTGCCGCAGGTGGTCCAGCTGCTGCAGCGCTGTGCCGATTACCAGGCCGTGATCGATAACCTGCCAGACGTTTGA
- the cynS gene encoding cyanase, with the protein MINNRQQVTDLILVAKVQKGLKWAQVADAIGQSKEWTTAACLGQMTLDKQQAAVVGELFDLSDEAIAWLQIAPYKGSLPTAVPTDPLIYRLYELVNVYGTTIKELIHEEFGDGIMSAIDFSMDIQREEDPKGDRVNMVMSGKFLPYKTY; encoded by the coding sequence ATGATCAATAACCGCCAGCAAGTGACCGACCTTATTTTGGTTGCCAAGGTACAGAAAGGTCTGAAGTGGGCGCAGGTGGCAGATGCCATTGGCCAGTCAAAAGAGTGGACCACCGCCGCCTGCCTCGGGCAGATGACCCTGGACAAGCAACAGGCCGCGGTGGTGGGCGAGCTGTTTGATCTCAGTGACGAAGCGATTGCCTGGTTGCAGATTGCCCCCTACAAAGGCTCCCTGCCCACGGCGGTACCAACGGATCCACTGATCTACCGCCTGTACGAACTGGTCAATGTCTACGGCACCACTATCAAGGAGCTGATCCACGAGGAGTTCGGCGACGGCATCATGAGCGCCATCGACTTTTCCATGGATATCCAGCGGGAAGAAGACCCGAAAGGCGACCGGGTGAATATGGTGATGTCTGGCAAATTCCTTCCCTACAAGACCTACTGA